A single window of Drosophila suzukii chromosome 3, CBGP_Dsuzu_IsoJpt1.0, whole genome shotgun sequence DNA harbors:
- the LOC108013530 gene encoding uncharacterized protein: MWLSLIFIACLAGASGSVGAEGKLPVEQAFVPRYTPVAESKRQDLDLPAEVGLDQLKRPSASDKKPWRRVEYGYDGIPTAAWAAPSPPAAILSILNPLLAPGLLLLGVNLGALLYMLLGLLGLAPHRGGTTSRVALHPNANPQSWPDDQSFYHRDRHNPGEGKETAVYF, encoded by the coding sequence ATGTGGTTGTCGCTTATCTTTATTGCCTGTCTGGCCGGCGCGAGTGGATCCGTGGGGGCTGAGGGAAAGCTGCCGGTTGAGCAGGCCTTTGTCCCCCGCTACACTCCGGTGGCCGAGAGCAAGCGACAGGATTTGGATCTACCCGCAGAAGTGGGTCTGGATCAGCTGAAGAGACCTTCTGCAAGCGATAAGAAGCCCTGGCGACGAGTGGAGTACGGTTACGATGGAATTCCTACGGCTGCATGGGCTGCTCCCTCGCCGCCGGCTGCCATCCTGTCCATTCTGAATCCCCTGCTGGCACCGGGATTGCTCCTCCTGGGTGTGAACCTAGGAGCCCTGCTCTACATGCTGCTGGGACTCCTGGGACTTGCTCCTCATCGAGGCGGCACCACCAGCCGTGTGGCCCTACATCCAAATGCCAATCCCCAGTCCTGGCCAGACGATCAAAGCTTCTACCACCGAGACAGACACAATCCGGGTGAGGGCAAGGAAACGGCTGTATATTTCTAG
- the LOC108013554 gene encoding protein FAM76A → MSAKVLFACSKCFSRHPYEELSSGQQLCKGCRGSTSVGKCTYCRSEFQPATKSQSACKKCEHYLGKYGKPSACECCKIVAAFGGSKCMRCASYEAKYGPPVQCDECKLRSAFDRRDENKKVNGKLLCWLCTCAYKRALLKAQQEGRIPMSKKRPHEKTSSSHRDNSAAAKKPSRNELGKSSSGANSSGVNAVSGAGLDLPDKISRGNGGNGTIAAPAAITVDTNSSDHVVAITYLKERIASLEKRLNQKDKELLEKDKQLTELKGKNFEKENDMRNRLKEVERLHDMKVDNLNRKIASVLKELAVLKKSSNKKTAALSKAEKEAIKRENLSPKEEILTAAVPEKQIKPEPADLDKDEKSRDREEERSEQEDRASVRSRSGSSSPTPSSN, encoded by the exons ATGAGTGCAAAAGTATTATTCGCCTGCTCCAAGTGTTTCTCGCGCCATCCGTACGAGGAGCTCTCCTCCGGCCAACAACTATGCAAG GGCTGCCGTGGTTCTACCTCAGTTGGTAAATGTACTTACTGCCGCTCGGAGTTTCAACCCGCCAC CAAATCACAGAGTGCCTGCAAGAAGTGCGAACATTATCTGGGGAAGTACGGAAAGCCCAGTGCCTGCGAATGCTGCAAGATTGTGGCCGCCTTCGGGGGATCCAAATGCATGCG ATGCGCCAGCTACGAGGCAAAGTACGGACCGCCGGTGCAGTGCGATGAATGCAAGCTGCGATCAGCCTTTGACAGGCGCGACGAGAACAAAAAG GTCAATGGCAAACTCCTTTGCTGGCTGTGTACCTGCGCCTACAAGCGAGCTCTGCTCAAGGCCCAGCAGGAGGGCCGAATACCCATGTCTAAGAAAAGGCCGCACGAGAAGACGTCATCCTCGCACAGAGACAACAGCGCCGCGGCCAAGAAGCCGTCGCGCAACGAACTGGGCAAGAGCAGCAGCGGTGCCAATAGCTCCGGCGTGAATGCGGTCAGCGGAGCCGGTTTGGACCTGCCCGACAAGATATCGCGCGGAAATGGAGGGAACGGGACCATTGCAGCGCCCGCTGCCATCACCGTGGACACCAATTCCTCGGACCATGTGGTGGCCATCACATACCTAAAGGAACGCATCGCCAGTTTGGAGAAGCGCCTGAATCAAAAAGACAAAGAGCTGCTCGAGAAGGACAAGCAG CTGACCGAACTGAAGGGCAAGAACTTCGAGAAGGAGAATGACATGCGCAACCGACTGAAGGAGGTGGAGCGTCTGCACGACATGAAGGTGGACAACTTGAACCGCAAGATCGCCAGTGTGCTTAAGGAGCTGGCCGTGCTCAAGAAGAGCAGTAACAAGAAGACGGCAGCCCTAAGCAAGGCCGAGAAGGAGGCCATCAAGCGGGAGAACCTCTCGCCCAAGGAGGAGATCCTGACAGCGGCAGTGCCGGAGAAGCAGATCAAGCCGGAGCCGGCCGATCTGGACAAGGACGAGAAGAGTCGCGACCGCGAGGAGGAGCGCAGCGAGCAGGAGGATCGGGCCAGTGTACGTTCGCGTTCCGGTTCCAGCAGCCCCACGCCCTCGTCCAACTGA
- the mRRF1 gene encoding ribosome-recycling factor, mitochondrial has product MLRNAMHLATLGLRQTRVTNTSSRLLLIQQNNPRNAENLQVARDYAKGKDKKKEKGGKGKPGKVEINEQQLREILNLDGLNNQMQKSVAQMREDFVKHLSLRSTSGAIDTLRIKVDGQEHELQELAQISRKNPKTIIVNMIGFPQTIPDVLKAIEKSGMNLNPQQDGTTLFIPIPKVTKEHRENLSKNAKALFVKYRDAIRGVQNEHIRKLKKQPELGKDDAFAAQAQVTAIADRFISEADKLLASKQKELLGD; this is encoded by the coding sequence ATGCTGCGAAACGCAATGCATTTAGCCACCCTTGGGTTGCGACAGACCAGAGTGACGAACACCTCATCCAGATTGCTCTTAATCCAACAGAATAATCCCCGAAATGCGGAAAATCTACAAGTGGCGCGCGATTATGCAAAGGGCAAGGACAAAAAGAAGGAAAAAGGCGGCAAGGGAAAACCCGGCAAGGTGGAAATCAACGAGCAGCAGCTGCGCGAAATCCTCAACCTGGATGGTCTGAACAACCAGATGCAGAAGTCCGTGGCGCAGATGAGGGAAGACTTTGTAAAGCACCTGTCGCTGCGTTCTACCAGCGGTGCCATCGACACACTGCGCATCAAAGTCGATGGCCAGGAGCACGAGCTGCAGGAACTGGCTCAAATCTCAAGGAAAAACCCCAAGACTATAATCGTTAACATGATCGGCTTCCCGCAAACGATTCCCGATGTCCTAAAGGCCATAGAAAAGAGCGGCATGAACTTGAATCCCCAGCAGGATGGCACCACACTCTTTATACCTATCCCCAAGGTAACCAAGGAGCACAGGGAGAATCTGTCGAAGAATGCCAAAGCTCTGTTTGTCAAATACCGCGATGCCATTCGTGGCGTTCAAAACGAGCACATCCGCAAGCTGAAGAAGCAACCGGAATTGGGCAAGGACGATGCCTTCGCCGCCCAAGCTCAGGTCACCGCCATCGCCGATCGTTTCATCTCGGAGGCGGACAAGCTGCTGGCCAGCAAGCAGAAGGAGCTGCTGGGCGACTAA
- the Svip gene encoding small VCP/p97-interacting protein yields MGVCLSCCGQSAEETNLMPSPEERRQQQLDAAEKRRQENEHRGIKNPESVRRQQERAEELQRREEEAARQGQGQSNLRWQTS; encoded by the exons ATGGGAGTCTGTCTATCTTGCTGTGGCCAGAGTGCCGAGGAAACCAACCTGATGCCATCGCCT GAGGAGCGCCGGCAGCAGCAGTTGGATGCGGCGGAAAAGCGTCGTCAAGAGAACGAACATAGGGGTATTAAAAACCCGGAAAGTGTTCGGCGACAGCAAGAAAGAGCGGAGGAACTGCAGCGCCGGGAAGAGGAGGCCGCCCGCCAGGGCCAAGGACAGTCCAATCTAAGG TGGCAAACGAGCTAA
- the Pdxk gene encoding pyridoxal kinase yields MAETTSSGIKRVLSIQSHVVHGYVGNKVATFPLQLLGFDVDPLNSVQFSNHTGYKTFKGPVSNEKELATIFEGLEENELLPLYSHLLTGYIGNPLFLRQVGHIVKKLREANPGLVYVCDPVMGDNGQLYVPKELLPVYRDEIIPLADIVTPNQFEVELLTEKEVRSEAAVWEAMDWFHQRGIKTVVISSSDLGQPGVLRAFLSQLNGPRLAIDIPKQGGKDLVFTGTGDLFASLFLAHSHGSKDIANVFEKTIASLQAVIKRTVAALPNGGNGPVKAAERELKLVQSKAEIEQPQVLLKAQRLN; encoded by the exons ATGGCAGAGACAACGTCATCGGGAATCAAGCGGGTATTATCCATCCAGAGCCATGTGGTCCACGGTTATGTGGGAAACAAAGTGGCCACCTTTCCATTGCAG TTGCTGGGCTTCGATGTGGACCCCCTGAACTCGGTCCAGTTCTCCAATCATACCGGCTATAAGACCTTCAAGGGACCGGTCTCCAACGAAAAGGAATTGG CCACCATTTTCGAGGGTCTTGAAGAGAACGAGCTGCTGCCGCTCTACTCGCACCTGTTGACCGGTTACATTGGAAATCCCCTGTTCCTGCGCCAGGTGGGCCACATTGTGAAGAAGCTGCGAGAGGCCAATCCTGGTCTGGTGTACGTCTGTGATCCCGTGATGGGCGATAATGGCCAGCTATATGTGCCCAAGGAACTGCTTCCTGTGTACCGGGATGAGATCATTCCCCTGGCGGACATCGTCACGCCAAACCAGTTCGAAGTGGAGCTGCTCACAGAGAAGGAAGTGCGCAGCGAGGCAGCCGTTTGGGAGGCCATGGATTGGTTCCACCAGCGTGGCATCAAGACAGTGGTCATCTCCAGCAGTGATCTTGGTCAGCCGGGAGTTCTCCGGGCCTTCCTGAGCCAGCTGAATGGACCTCGTCTGGCCATTGACATCCCGAAGCAGGGTGGCAAGGATCTGGTCTTCACCGGCACCGGGGATCTCTTCGCCTCCCTTTTCCTGGCCCACAGTCATGGTAGCAAGGATATAGCCAATGTCTTTGAGAAGACTATTGCCAGTCTGCAGGCGGTGATCAAACGCACGGTGGCTGCTCTGCCAAACGGTGGAAACGGTCCTGTGAAGGCAGCCGAACGGGAACTGAAGCTGGTGCAGTCCAAGGCGGAAATTGAGCAGCCCCAGGTGCTTCTCAAGGCGCAGCGACTCAACTAG
- the Klp67A gene encoding kinesin-like protein KIF18A, with protein MPSEQHTNIKVAVRVRPYNARELEQKQRSIIKVMDRSALLFDPDEEDDEFFFQGTKQQYRDITKRMNKKLTMEFDRVFDIDNTNQDLFEECTAPLVDAVLNGYNCSVFVYGATGAGKTFTMLGSEAHPGLTFLTMQDLFDKIQAQSDVRKFDVGVSYLEVYNEHVMNLLTKTGPLKLREDTNGVVVSGLCLTPIYSAEELLRMLMLGNSHRTQHPTDANAESSRSHAIFQVHIRITERKTDTKRTVKLSMIDLAGSERAASTKGIGVRFKEGASINKSLLALGNCINKLADGLKHIPYRDSNLTRILKDSLGGNCRTLMVANVSMSSLTYEDTYNTLKYASRAKKIRTTLKQNVLKSKMPTEFYVKKIDEVVAENERLKERNKALEAKATQLERAGNNGFDPQELKSWYSKIDAVYAAARQMQEFVLGMRSKIKNINYRQTLKKELEEYRKLMCVDQRVCQEDYRRFANYMSTLTSQMEKYKDELPSWLSKMESAYQDLESLKREVNKSKAYQILIVYVKYKDLELQLTKQSIFNSHVNAINKELVENLDLMRKSFRVACEVLNQTYDRLEDGQKLTPEIEAVFERLHRKMRFADSEANTKMAEMDPLVVPESLRSAPEDEEPSCSLTASAKKRQRQAAQSDDDLHLSMEEFDSQDTESDSEEMHRTFKRPRNLNETQVLGPCSSSARKALTATVTKPRNVHQRLVSDLISEQNVHGGSEKIKKALLKSNHFTAKGLQRTLAAASLAKENVKYNANYVRKSPRALMAKALAGTSTLTRKPLGSSSKEPPLVKFNRAASFRLKK; from the exons ATGCCTTCGGAGCAGCATACGAACATAAAAGTGGCGGTTCGCGTACGGCCCTATAATGCCCGGGAATTGGAGCAGAAACAGCGGAGTATTATCAAGGTCATGGACCGATCGGCGCTACTTTTCGATCCCGACGAGGAGGACGACGAGTTCTTCTTCCAGGGAACCAAGCAGCAGTACCGCGACATCACCAAGCGGATGAACAAAAAGCTGACCATGGAATTCGACCGGGTCTTCGATATAGACAACACTAACCAGGATCTGTTCGAGGAGTGTACGGCGCCGCTGGTCGACGCGGTGCTAAATGG TTACAACTGCTCGGTTTTTGTTTATGGAGCCACTGGCGCGGGAAAAACCTTCACAATGCTGGGCAGCGAGGCACATCCGGGTCTGACCTTCCTCACCATGCAGGATCTCTTCGATAAGATCCAGGCCCAGAGCGATGTGCGCAAGTTCGATGTGGGTGTATCCTATCTGGAGGTCTACAACGAGCATGTGATGAATCTCCTGACCAAAACGGGTCCATTGAAGCTCCGCGAAGACACCAATGGCGTGGTGGTCAGTGGTCTCTGCCTCACACCCATCTACAGCGCCGAGGAGCTGCTCAGAATGCTGATGCTGGGCAACTCCCATCGCACCCAGCACCCCACAGATGCGAATGCGGAGAGCTCTCGGTCACATGCCATATTCCAGGTGCACATCCGGATCACGGAACGCAAGACGGACACCAAGAGGACCGTAAAACTATCCATGATAGATCTGGCGGGCAGTGAGCGAGCGGCCAGCACCAAGGGCATTGGAGTGCGGTTTAAGGAGGGAGCCAGCATCAACAAGAGCCTGCTGGCGCTGGGAAATTGCATCAACAAGCTAGCCGACGGGCTGAAGCACATTCCCTATCGCGACTCGAACCTGACACGCATACTGAAGGACTCGCTGGGTGGCAACTGCCGCACGCTGATGGTGGCCAATGTCTCGATGAGCTCGCTCACCTACGAGGACACCTACAACACCCTTAAGTATGCCAGTCGAGCCAAGAAGATTCGCACCACTCTGAAGCAAAATGTCCTGAAGTCCAAGATGCCCACAGAGTTCTATGTTAAGAAGATCGACGAGGTGGTGGCCGAAAACGAGCGACTCAAGGAGCGCAACAAGGCGCTAGAGGCCAAGGCCACTCAGTTGGAGCGTGCCGGCAACAATGGCTTCGATCCGCAGGAGCTCAAATCGTGGTACAGCAAGATAGACGCTGTATATGCGGCCGCCAGGCAGATGCAGGAGTTTGTCCTAGGCATGCGCAGCAAGATCAAGAACATCAACTATAGGCAGACCCTGAAAAAAGAACTGGAGGAGTACCGGAAGCTGATGTGCGTGGACCAGCGAGTGTGCCAGGAG GACTATCGACGCTTTGCGAACTACATGAGCACGCTGACCAGCCAGATGGAGAAGTACAAGGATGAGCTGCCCTCCTGGCTGTCCAAGATGGAGAGTGCCTACCAGGATCTGGAGAGCCTGAAGCGGGAAGTGAACAAGTCAAAGGCCTACCAGATCCTCATCGTATACGTGAAGTACAAGGATCTTGAGCTGCAGCTGACCAAGCAGAGTATATTCAACAGCCATGTGAACGCCATCAACAAGGAGCTGGTGGAGAACTTGGATTTGATGCGAAAGTCCTTCCGAGTTGCCTGCGAAGTGCTCAACCAGACGTACGACCGCCTCGAGGATGGACAAAAACTGACGCCGGAAATTGAGGCGGTGTTTGAACGGTTGCACAGGAAAATGCGGTTTGCTGACTCTGAGGCCAACACCAAAATGGCTGAGATGGATCCGTTGGTGGTGCCAGAATCTCTGCGCAGTGCCCCAGAGGATGAGGAGCCCTCCTGCAGCCTGACGGCCAGTGCCAAAAAGCGACAAAGGCAGGCCGCACAGAGTGACGATGATCTGCATTTGAGTATGGAGGAATTCGATAGCCAGGACACAGAGTCGGATTCCGAAGAGATGCACAGGACCTTCAAAAGGCCGCGCAATCTCAACGAGACGCAGGTCCTTGGTCCCTGCAGTAGTAGTGCCAGGAAAGCTCTGACGGCAACAGTGACCAAGCCGCGAAATGTCCACCAGCGACTGGTCAGCGATCTAATATCTGAGCAAAATGTGCACGGCGGCAGCGAGAAGATCAAGAAGG CTCTGCTTAAATCCAATCACTTTACTGCCAAAGGACTTCAGAGGACGCTGGCAGCTGCCTCCTTGGCCAAGGAGAACGTCAAATATAACGCCAACTATGTGCGCAAGAGTCCTCGAGCGCTGATGGCCAAAG CCCTTGCAGGCACCTCCACGCTTACGAGAAAACCCTTGGGATCGTCCAGTAAGGAGCCGCCTTTGGTCAAATTCAATCGGGCTGCATCGTTCCGCCTGAAGAAGTAG